Proteins encoded by one window of Astatotilapia calliptera chromosome 13, fAstCal1.2, whole genome shotgun sequence:
- the LOC113034853 gene encoding myelin and lymphocyte protein-like isoform X2: MASTTSGDALPSGGRIFTSFPDIFFIPEFVFGGLVWILVASAKVDPANPLGWDAGYHFVAVVFFLSASVDLAYVTYGIGQGVKLAQVLALLPAELLKIYRLYISAVVMSYVATLLYFLHAIFSAIRWKRS; this comes from the exons ATGGCTTCCACCACCTCAGGTGATGCTCTGCCATCAGGCGGAAGGATCTTCACCAGCTTTCCTGACATATTCTTCATCCCCGAGTtt GTGTTTGGTGGTTTGGTGTGGATCCTGGTGGCATCGGCTAAAGTTGATCCGGCTAATCCTCTGGGCTGG GATGCAGGCTATCATTTTGTGGCGGTGGTTTTCTTCCTCAGTGCATCAGTGGATCTGGCCTATGTTACCTATGGGATTGGACAAGGAGTTAAACTTGCACAAGTTCTAGCATTACTACCAGCTGAACTGCTCAAAATATACCGACTGTACATTTCTGCAGTG GTGATGTCCTATGTGGCCACTCTTCTCTACTTCCTCCATGCCATATTCTCTGCCATTCGATGGAAGAGGTCCTAA
- the LOC113034853 gene encoding myelin and lymphocyte protein-like isoform X1: MASTTSGDALPSGGRIFTSFPDIFFIPEFVFGGLVWILVASAKVDPANPLGWVMFVSIFCFVMTTLWFFIFLCGGNQSSIWPALDAGYHFVAVVFFLSASVDLAYVTYGIGQGVKLAQVLALLPAELLKIYRLYISAVVMSYVATLLYFLHAIFSAIRWKRS, encoded by the exons ATGGCTTCCACCACCTCAGGTGATGCTCTGCCATCAGGCGGAAGGATCTTCACCAGCTTTCCTGACATATTCTTCATCCCCGAGTtt GTGTTTGGTGGTTTGGTGTGGATCCTGGTGGCATCGGCTAAAGTTGATCCGGCTAATCCTCTGGGCTGGGTGATGTTTGTGTCTATCTTCTGCTTCGTAATGACAACACTCTGgttcttcatcttcctctgcGGAGGCAATCAGAGCAGCATCTGGCCAGCACTG GATGCAGGCTATCATTTTGTGGCGGTGGTTTTCTTCCTCAGTGCATCAGTGGATCTGGCCTATGTTACCTATGGGATTGGACAAGGAGTTAAACTTGCACAAGTTCTAGCATTACTACCAGCTGAACTGCTCAAAATATACCGACTGTACATTTCTGCAGTG GTGATGTCCTATGTGGCCACTCTTCTCTACTTCCTCCATGCCATATTCTCTGCCATTCGATGGAAGAGGTCCTAA